The DNA region TTTATCCCCATTTCCCAAATACTGGCAACTGAGAGCCACAATTCATTCGTTTCATCGGCAATATGCGCGATTGCTGCTTGATTTAAAAGCTCTGGTTGGGTAAACCACCATAACCAGCACTGTGTATCTAGCAAAAGTTTCACTCCTCACCGCCCTCAAATGCTGCCAAAATTTCTTCTGGTAAAGGGGCATTGAAATCATCTGGCACTACAAAACGCCCTTTATCTTGCCCTAAACTATTGAGTCGATTTGATGAGTTGTGAAACGGAACCAACTTGGCGATCGGAATACCTCGATTGGAAATAATGATTTCTTCTCCAAGTTCTACGCGTGACAACAGCTTTGAGAGATTCGTTTTAGCTTGATGAATATTTACGGTTTCCATGAAATTAAACTAAGTTTAGTATTTTTGTAATAGTGGTGCAAGAGCGATGTCTACGACGGGCTACGCGTACGCTCTTGTTGGTGGTATAGATAGTGGCGAAATGTCACAGCATAAGTAACAATCATTACTTGGATAGAGTGATTGTACAATATGTAATAGTTGAGTTTTTATAAGTCAAGTGGACTGCGACCGCCACAGTTAAGAATATGAATTAACTCAATAAATTATGCATAATGCTGAGATTAGCTTGATGGATTTGGGGTACTTCCACAATGTCGTAATGAAGCTAATTCATGAGTGCGACAAATTAGAACAAATAGTTGCTAGGGCGCT from Nostoc commune NIES-4072 includes:
- a CDS encoding type II toxin-antitoxin system Phd/YefM family antitoxin, coding for METVNIHQAKTNLSKLLSRVELGEEIIISNRGIPIAKLVPFHNSSNRLNSLGQDKGRFVVPDDFNAPLPEEILAAFEGGEE